The Puntigrus tetrazona isolate hp1 chromosome 23, ASM1883169v1, whole genome shotgun sequence genome has a segment encoding these proteins:
- the fmnl3 gene encoding formin-like protein 3 isoform X3: MGNIESVDGQSEMKHHIMPLKVPMPDPTELEERFAIVLNSMNLPPDKARLLRQYDNEKKWDLICDQERFQVKNPPHTYIQKLRGYLDPRVTRKKFRRRVQESTKVLRELEISLRTNHIGWVREFLNDENRGLDILVEYLSFAQCAVMLDFDGLENGDDFLLDKAKSWSRSIEDLHQNGCNTLVRSARQSVLRYGSTANSKTIKNSRLVSQKDDVHVCIMCLRAIMNYQYGFNLVMSHAHAVNEIALSLNNKNPRTKALVLELLAAVCLVRGGHEIILSAFDNFKEVCKEKHRFEKLMEYFRSEDGNIDFMVACMQFINIVVHSVEDMNFRVHLQYEFTKLGLDDFLEKSKHTESDKLSVQIQAYLDNVFDVGGLLEDAETKNVALEKVEELEEHLSHVTEKLLDVENETMMKVADLEKLLLHKDKELATIKETYESTNTQVHTLRRMIQEKDAAFQRHNNIEKQLLELEQQGTIRLRKQPDGDIAIEALGGGGLAGGAATGAPLGDLGLLTASLSGTGGLGASTPAPIEVVAPPPPPPPPPPAPPLPSEVECIPIPPPPPPPLPGPSPSVILSVGLSAIRIKKPIKTKFRLPVFNWTALKPNQINGTVFNEIDDERVLEELDLEKFEELFKTKAQGPVVDVSCSKSKVSHKVINKVQLLDANRSKNLAITLRKANKTTEEICKAIQTFDLKALPVDFVECLMRFLPTEAESKLLRQYERERRPLDQLAEEDRFMLLFSKIERLTQRMSIITFVGNFNDNVNMLTPQLNAIIAASASVKSSPKLKKILEIILAVGNYMNSSKRGSVYGFKLQSLDLLLDTKSTDRKMTLLHYIALVVKEKYPELASFYNELHFVDKAAAVSLENVLLDVKELGKGMDLVRRECSLHDHAVLKGFLQTSDTQLDKLQKDAKTAEEAFSNVVLYFGESPKTTPPSVFFPVFVRFIKAYKEAVEENEQRKKQEEAMREKLLAQEAKQHDPKVQAQKKRQQQQELIAELRRRQAKDHRPVYEGKDGTIEDIITAEKGIII, translated from the exons atGGGGAATATTGAGAGCGTGGACGGCCAATCTGAGATGAAGCATCacatcatgcccttgaaagttcCCATGCCTGACCCAACAGAGCTAGAGGAAAGATTTGCCATTGTATTG AACTCTATGAACCTGCCCCCGGATAAAGCACGACTCCTCCGGCAGTACGATAATGAGAAGAAGTGGGACCTCATCTGTGACCAG GAGCGTTTCCAAGTGAAGAATCCTCCACATACATACATCCAGAAACTACGTGGATATTTAGACCCAAGAGTCACACGCAAG AAATTTCGCAGAAGGGTCCAGGAATCCACCAAAGTCCTGCGGGAGCTGGAGATATCGCTGCGAACCAATCACATAGG GTGGGTTCGTGAGTTCCTCAACGATGAAAACAGAGGCCTGGACATCCTGGTGGAGTACCTCTCCTTCGCTCAGTGTGCCGTCAT GTTGGATTTTGATGGGCTGGAGAATGGTGACGACTTTTTGCTGGATAAGGCTAAGTCCTGGAGCAGGTCCATTGAGGATCTGCACCAGAACGGCTGTAATACGCTGGTGCGCTCTGCGCGGCAATCCGTCCTCCG TTATGGCTCAACTGCCAACAGCAAAACCATCAAGAACTCCAGATTAGTGAGTCAAAAGGATGACGTGCATGTGTGCATCATGTGCCTCAGAGCAATCATGAACTATCAG TATGGCTTTAACCTCGTCATGTCTCATGCGCATGCGGTCAACGAGATCGCCCTAAGTTTGAACAATAAGAACCCAAG AACAAAGGCACTGGTCCTGGAGCTGCTGGCTGCTGTGTGTTTGGTGCGAGGAGGCCATGAAATCATCCTCTCAGCGTTTGATAACTTCAAAGAG GTGTGTAAGGAGAAGCACCGATTTGAGAAGCTGATGGAGTATTTTCGAAGTGAAGATGGCAACATCGACTTCATG GTTGCTTGTATGCAGTTCATCAACATTGTGGTCCATTCAGTAGAGGACATGAACTTCCGTGTACATCTGCAGTATGAGTTCACTAAGCTGGGGCTTGATGACTTCCTGGAG AAATCCAAGCACACAGAGAGTGATAAGTTGTCGGTTCAGATCCAGGCTTACCTGGATAATGTGTTTGATGTCGGAGGTCTGTTGGAGGATGCTGAAACTAAGAATGTGGCCCTGGAGAAAGTGGAGGAGCTGGAAGAGCATTTGTCTCAT GTGACAGAAAAGCTTCTAGATGTTGAAAATGAGACCATGATGAAGGTAGCAGACCTGGAGAAACTGCTGTTACACAAAGACAAGGAACTGGCGACCATAAAG GAGACGTATGAGTCCACAAACACGCAAGTGCACACACTGCGACGGATGATCCAGGAGAAGGACGCTGCCTTCCAGAGGCACAATAACATTGAGAAGCAATTACTGGAGCTGGAGCAGCAGGGCACCATCCGTTTACGCAAGCAGCCTGATGGGGATATTGCTATTGAGGCTCTGGGTGGAGGAGGACTGGCTGGTGGAGCAGCAACTGGAGCACCTCTGGGAGACCTGGGCTTACTTACTGCAAGCTTGAGTGGGACTGGAGGTCTAGGTGCCTCTACACCTGCTCCTATTGAAGTTGTTGCTCCCCCTCCACCGccaccaccacctccacctGCCCCACCACTCCCTTCAGAAG TCGAGTGTATTCCTATtcctcctccccctcctccACCTCTGCCTGGACCATCACCATCAGTCATCCTTAGTGTCGGCTTATCAG CCATACGCATCAAGAAACCCATAAAAACCAAGTTCCGTCTTCCTGTCTTCAACTGGACTGCACTGAAACCCAACCAGATCAATGGCACCGTCTTCAACGAAATCGACGATGAGCGTGTGCTTGAG GAGTTGGATCTTGAGAAGTTTGAGGAGCTGTTCAAGACGAAAGCCCAGGGTCCTGTGGTGGATGTGTCATGCTCAAAGAGCAAGGTTTCCCACAAAGTCATCAACAAAGTGCAGCTACTTGATGCCAATCGCTCAAAGAACTTAGCCATCACTCTGCGCAAGGCCAACAAGACCACAGAAGAGATTTGCAAAGCCATTCAGAC GTTTGATCTCAAAGCCCTGCCGGTGGACTTTGTGGAATGCCTGATGCGGTTTCTGCCCACGGAGGCTGAGAGTAAACTACTGCGTCAGTACGAGCGTGAGAGGAGACCTCTGGACCAACTAGCTGAGGAAGACCGTTTTATGCTCCTCTTCAGCAAGATCGAGCGGCTCACTCAAAGAATGAGCATCATCACGTTTGTGGGCAACTTCAATGATAATGTCAACATGCTGACCCCG CAACTCAATGCTATCATCGCTGCATCAGCATCAGTGAAGTCTTCTCCAAAGTTAAAGAAGATCCTTGAa aTCATTCTGGCTGTGGGCAACTACATGAACAGTAGTAAAAGAGGCTCGGTGTATGGTTTCAAACTTCAGAGTCTGGATCTG CTGCTAGATACTAAGTCTACTGACCGGAAGATGACACTGCTGCACTACATTGCTCTGGTCGTCAAAGAGAAATATCCTGAACTGGCTTCCTTCTACAATGAACTGCACTTTGTGGATAAGGCTGCAGCag TCTCCCTGGAGAATGTGTTGTTGGATGTCAAGGAGCTGGGTAAGGGCATGGATCTGGTCAGGAGAGAATGCAGTCTGCATGACCACGCTGTACTCAAGGGCTTCCTTCAGACCAGCGATACACAGCTGGACAAACTACAGAAAGATGCCAAGACTGCCGAG GAGGCCTTCAGCAATGTGGTGCTTTACTTTGGGGAGAGTCCTAAGACCACGCCGCCCTCTGTGTTCTTCCCAGTGTTTGTACGGTTCATCAAAGCCTACAAG GAGGCTGTGGAGGAAAACGAACAGAGGAAAAAGCAAGAGGAAGCCATGAGAGAAAAACTACTAGCACAGGAGGCCAAACAGCATGACCCCAAG GTCCAGGCTCAAAAGAAGCGCCAGCAGCAGCAGGAACTGATCGCAGAGCTCCGCCGCAGACAGGCCAAGGACCACCGGCCTGTATATGAGGGCAAAGATGGCACCATTGAAGACATTATCACAG CAGAAAAGGGGATTATAATCTGA
- the fmnl3 gene encoding formin-like protein 3 isoform X4 produces the protein MGNIESVDGQSEMKHHIMPLKVPMPDPTELEERFAIVLNSMNLPPDKARLLRQYDNEKKWDLICDQERFQVKNPPHTYIQKLRGYLDPRVTRKKFRRRVQESTKVLRELEISLRTNHIGWVREFLNDENRGLDILVEYLSFAQCAVMLDFDGLENGDDFLLDKAKSWSRSIEDLHQNGCNTLVRSARQSVLRYGSTANSKTIKNSRLVSQKDDVHVCIMCLRAIMNYQYGFNLVMSHAHAVNEIALSLNNKNPRTKALVLELLAAVCLVRGGHEIILSAFDNFKEVCKEKHRFEKLMEYFRSEDGNIDFMVACMQFINIVVHSVEDMNFRVHLQYEFTKLGLDDFLEKSKHTESDKLSVQIQAYLDNVFDVGGLLEDAETKNVALEKVEELEEHLSHVTEKLLDVENETMMKVADLEKLLLHKDKELATIKETYESTNTQVHTLRRMIQEKDAAFQRHNNIEKQLLELEQQGTIRLRKQPDGDIAIEALGGGGLAGGAATGAPLGDLGLLTASLSGTGGLGASTPAPIEVVAPPPPPPPPPPAPPLPSEVECIPIPPPPPPPLPGPSPSVILSVGLSAIRIKKPIKTKFRLPVFNWTALKPNQINGTVFNEIDDERVLEELDLEKFEELFKTKAQGPVVDVSCSKSKVSHKVINKVQLLDANRSKNLAITLRKANKTTEEICKAIQTFDLKALPVDFVECLMRFLPTEAESKLLRQYERERRPLDQLAEEDRFMLLFSKIERLTQRMSIITFVGNFNDNVNMLTPQLNAIIAASASVKSSPKLKKILEIILAVGNYMNSSKRGSVYGFKLQSLDLLLDTKSTDRKMTLLHYIALVVKEKYPELASFYNELHFVDKAAAVSLENVLLDVKELGKGMDLVRRECSLHDHAVLKGFLQTSDTQLDKLQKDAKTAEEAFSNVVLYFGESPKTTPPSVFFPVFVRFIKAYKEAVEENEQRKKQEEAMREKLLAQEAKQHDPKVQAQKKRQQQQELIAELRRRQAKDHRPVYEGKDGTIEDIITEKGIII, from the exons atGGGGAATATTGAGAGCGTGGACGGCCAATCTGAGATGAAGCATCacatcatgcccttgaaagttcCCATGCCTGACCCAACAGAGCTAGAGGAAAGATTTGCCATTGTATTG AACTCTATGAACCTGCCCCCGGATAAAGCACGACTCCTCCGGCAGTACGATAATGAGAAGAAGTGGGACCTCATCTGTGACCAG GAGCGTTTCCAAGTGAAGAATCCTCCACATACATACATCCAGAAACTACGTGGATATTTAGACCCAAGAGTCACACGCAAG AAATTTCGCAGAAGGGTCCAGGAATCCACCAAAGTCCTGCGGGAGCTGGAGATATCGCTGCGAACCAATCACATAGG GTGGGTTCGTGAGTTCCTCAACGATGAAAACAGAGGCCTGGACATCCTGGTGGAGTACCTCTCCTTCGCTCAGTGTGCCGTCAT GTTGGATTTTGATGGGCTGGAGAATGGTGACGACTTTTTGCTGGATAAGGCTAAGTCCTGGAGCAGGTCCATTGAGGATCTGCACCAGAACGGCTGTAATACGCTGGTGCGCTCTGCGCGGCAATCCGTCCTCCG TTATGGCTCAACTGCCAACAGCAAAACCATCAAGAACTCCAGATTAGTGAGTCAAAAGGATGACGTGCATGTGTGCATCATGTGCCTCAGAGCAATCATGAACTATCAG TATGGCTTTAACCTCGTCATGTCTCATGCGCATGCGGTCAACGAGATCGCCCTAAGTTTGAACAATAAGAACCCAAG AACAAAGGCACTGGTCCTGGAGCTGCTGGCTGCTGTGTGTTTGGTGCGAGGAGGCCATGAAATCATCCTCTCAGCGTTTGATAACTTCAAAGAG GTGTGTAAGGAGAAGCACCGATTTGAGAAGCTGATGGAGTATTTTCGAAGTGAAGATGGCAACATCGACTTCATG GTTGCTTGTATGCAGTTCATCAACATTGTGGTCCATTCAGTAGAGGACATGAACTTCCGTGTACATCTGCAGTATGAGTTCACTAAGCTGGGGCTTGATGACTTCCTGGAG AAATCCAAGCACACAGAGAGTGATAAGTTGTCGGTTCAGATCCAGGCTTACCTGGATAATGTGTTTGATGTCGGAGGTCTGTTGGAGGATGCTGAAACTAAGAATGTGGCCCTGGAGAAAGTGGAGGAGCTGGAAGAGCATTTGTCTCAT GTGACAGAAAAGCTTCTAGATGTTGAAAATGAGACCATGATGAAGGTAGCAGACCTGGAGAAACTGCTGTTACACAAAGACAAGGAACTGGCGACCATAAAG GAGACGTATGAGTCCACAAACACGCAAGTGCACACACTGCGACGGATGATCCAGGAGAAGGACGCTGCCTTCCAGAGGCACAATAACATTGAGAAGCAATTACTGGAGCTGGAGCAGCAGGGCACCATCCGTTTACGCAAGCAGCCTGATGGGGATATTGCTATTGAGGCTCTGGGTGGAGGAGGACTGGCTGGTGGAGCAGCAACTGGAGCACCTCTGGGAGACCTGGGCTTACTTACTGCAAGCTTGAGTGGGACTGGAGGTCTAGGTGCCTCTACACCTGCTCCTATTGAAGTTGTTGCTCCCCCTCCACCGccaccaccacctccacctGCCCCACCACTCCCTTCAGAAG TCGAGTGTATTCCTATtcctcctccccctcctccACCTCTGCCTGGACCATCACCATCAGTCATCCTTAGTGTCGGCTTATCAG CCATACGCATCAAGAAACCCATAAAAACCAAGTTCCGTCTTCCTGTCTTCAACTGGACTGCACTGAAACCCAACCAGATCAATGGCACCGTCTTCAACGAAATCGACGATGAGCGTGTGCTTGAG GAGTTGGATCTTGAGAAGTTTGAGGAGCTGTTCAAGACGAAAGCCCAGGGTCCTGTGGTGGATGTGTCATGCTCAAAGAGCAAGGTTTCCCACAAAGTCATCAACAAAGTGCAGCTACTTGATGCCAATCGCTCAAAGAACTTAGCCATCACTCTGCGCAAGGCCAACAAGACCACAGAAGAGATTTGCAAAGCCATTCAGAC GTTTGATCTCAAAGCCCTGCCGGTGGACTTTGTGGAATGCCTGATGCGGTTTCTGCCCACGGAGGCTGAGAGTAAACTACTGCGTCAGTACGAGCGTGAGAGGAGACCTCTGGACCAACTAGCTGAGGAAGACCGTTTTATGCTCCTCTTCAGCAAGATCGAGCGGCTCACTCAAAGAATGAGCATCATCACGTTTGTGGGCAACTTCAATGATAATGTCAACATGCTGACCCCG CAACTCAATGCTATCATCGCTGCATCAGCATCAGTGAAGTCTTCTCCAAAGTTAAAGAAGATCCTTGAa aTCATTCTGGCTGTGGGCAACTACATGAACAGTAGTAAAAGAGGCTCGGTGTATGGTTTCAAACTTCAGAGTCTGGATCTG CTGCTAGATACTAAGTCTACTGACCGGAAGATGACACTGCTGCACTACATTGCTCTGGTCGTCAAAGAGAAATATCCTGAACTGGCTTCCTTCTACAATGAACTGCACTTTGTGGATAAGGCTGCAGCag TCTCCCTGGAGAATGTGTTGTTGGATGTCAAGGAGCTGGGTAAGGGCATGGATCTGGTCAGGAGAGAATGCAGTCTGCATGACCACGCTGTACTCAAGGGCTTCCTTCAGACCAGCGATACACAGCTGGACAAACTACAGAAAGATGCCAAGACTGCCGAG GAGGCCTTCAGCAATGTGGTGCTTTACTTTGGGGAGAGTCCTAAGACCACGCCGCCCTCTGTGTTCTTCCCAGTGTTTGTACGGTTCATCAAAGCCTACAAG GAGGCTGTGGAGGAAAACGAACAGAGGAAAAAGCAAGAGGAAGCCATGAGAGAAAAACTACTAGCACAGGAGGCCAAACAGCATGACCCCAAG GTCCAGGCTCAAAAGAAGCGCCAGCAGCAGCAGGAACTGATCGCAGAGCTCCGCCGCAGACAGGCCAAGGACCACCGGCCTGTATATGAGGGCAAAGATGGCACCATTGAAGACATTATCACAG AAAAGGGGATTATAATCTGA